gaggaagagatgAGTCTGATTTTCCATGATCTAAATCATTGGGTTGACACAGTTTTAAAGGTTGTTTACGAGAACGCTGAAGGAAGGGATATTATTTTCTCCTCATTTCACCCTGATATCTGTATTCTTTTATCTCTGAAACAGCCTTCTATCCCAATTTTGTTCCTAACCGAAAGTGGAACACAGCAAATGGCTGATATCAGAGCTGCTTCTCTTCAAAGCGCTATCAGGTTTGCAAGAAAATGGAACCTTTTGGGCATAGTATCTGCTTCTGAGACAATTATCCGGGCACCTAGATTAGCGGCCGTTGTCAAAGCTTCTGGATTAGTTTGCGTTACTTATGGAGTAATGAACAACGAACCCGCCAATGCCAATCTGCAAGTGAAAGCAGGAGTTGATGCTGTTATTGTAGATAGTGTTCTTGCTGTTCGTGAAGGACTACGAAATCGTGAGAACGAGGAACAACAAGCTGAAGATGTATAGATTTAGCtgaattcaaaagaacaaaaaaaagCTATTATTACGCAGCTTGGTTTTTGTAGTCTTTGTTCCCCCAGTTCACTATGCCAGGATAGTGCATCCCTCTCTCTCTAGGCTTCCtgtgattttttttcctagCTCGAATTTTATTGAAGCCACACTGATCTTTCTCTCATCATACTGGTTAAGCAATGTCAAGATTAATAACCCGATCCATAGTCAGAACTAACCTGCTAACCAATCTCAGGAGATCGGCATTGGTAACACAAAGAACTCCAGTATCAAGCTTGTTTGTTCAAAGTACCACCAACAAGTATGCAGTCCCAGTATTTTTGTTTCGAAGCTACTCCAAGCAGCCTATCATTACTGAGGAACCTCCAGCCAAAGTGTACAATTATGAGCAAATAAAGGATATAACTGAAGCTCCGGACAGCAATGTGGTGCTGGTGGACGTCAGAGAACCTGATGAGTACAAAGCTGGTTTCATACCTGGGGCTGTCAACATTCCGTTCAAATCATCACCCGGAGCACTAAACCTCTCCAAAGAAGACTTTTTGGATACatttgaatttgagaagCCTAGTAAGGACAAGGAGCTGATTTTTTATTGTCTAGGAGGAGTTCGATCCAGTGCTGCAGAGGAATTGGCGGGCACTTTTGGGTATCTGAAAAGAGGTAACTATATCGGTTCTTGGGAAGATTGGGTTGCCCATGaagacaagaagaaatgaaGGCTGGACGTTTTACGAGCTGTCTAGGTATAGTTATGTGAACTTGGATAAGTAATTGTTCTCGTTATATAATatataatttttttatttaAAGATTAATATATTTTCCCATAAAAGATAAATTAGACGGAAGACTTTGACATCCTACGAGAAAATTCATGTGCAACGTTATACATTTAACcttaattttttttccaaactCGTCTGAAAACATGAACCAACGTAGAATACTCCAGAGAATAATTATAAATATGCGATAAGTAAGATTAGCATCAAATAAACTAATTTTAGTATCAATTCCCTAAACCAGGTAGTCTTAAGACCTGCTTTCAGTCTTAGTAGTCGGTTGTCTCCTAACCCGTTTCGACATTTCTAGCTCATCCCCCTTAGCCCCAGCTTACGTGCATAAAACCGTTTTTTCCGGTACATCCCATCCGAATTTAAAATCCCCTGAAATCctaaaaagaaagccaTCGGCCCGATAAGATGGAAAAGATAATTCTTCGTTCACGTGACATTCAAGGGGGATAAACTAAAACAAGAACAATAACTAGGCTCTTCTTACTCATGCTACCTATTAATCCCTTGAATTTATATAGCCTCCTTGGATGAATGAAAATTTTGCTCTTTTGCTCCTCTATCCATTTTTCTTATCAAGATGATTGATCGGTTGCCCTTAGAGATTCGAAGTGTTGTGGCCCAGAACCTGCCGCAAACGGACAAGTTTCATCTATTGCTCACCAGCAAGAAACTTTACAGAAGCACTATTGACAGTGTTTATGAGTCTATTGTCATAGATGGCAATATGATTTATTTCCATCCCGAGTTAAGCTCTTATTTATACCAACGAAACAGCAGTATTGAAGGGAGTGGTAACGCGTTTGTGACTTTGATCCATACATACCATGgtttgaagagtttttgCAAAAGGCTGATCAAAGACCCCAAGTTAATATCAAAGATCCGGTATTTTGAGATATCTAATAACTTGCCAGACAACTTTATCGAATTTGAAATCTACGAGTACTTGATTAAAATATTCCCAGTGATGACCAATCTCCGATTCCTTACAGTTAACTACAACTCCTGCTACATTAATTTGAACGCGTTCCTTATGAAGTTACCTGAAACAGCCAGAATGCAGATCAAATGCATCGAAGGTGACTTTACTTCCAATGTGCTTATGCATGGACCAACAGCAAGTATCAAAGACAACAATGACCTTATTCGCATAAGTTCCAACAGTTTAAGTAGCCTGAAACTTTACAATCTATCAAAGGAACTTGATTTCAGGTTACCACCAATGTCTAAT
This window of the Komagataella phaffii GS115 chromosome 2, complete sequence genome carries:
- a CDS encoding mitochondrial rhodanese-like protein, with the protein product MSRLITRSIVRTNLLTNLRRSALVTQRTPVSSLFVQSTTNKYAVPVFLFRSYSKQPIITEEPPAKVYNYEQIKDITEAPDSNVVLVDVREPDEYKAGFIPGAVNIPFKSSPGALNLSKEDFLDTFEFEKPSKDKELIFYCLGGVRSSAAEELAGTFGYLKRGNYIGSWEDWVAHEDKKK